CCATCACCCAGGTGATCTGCACGCCGCGCACGGTCGCCAGAACCTGCGCGTGCGCCTGGCCCATGCGGCCCGCGCCGATCATGGCGCAGCGCAGCGCGCCGCCGGGACGCGGGGAAGCGGGGGGGTGATCGGTCATCAGTGGCCTCCGGAGGTCATGCGGCGCATGACCGCGGGTGAAGGGGACAGGGTGGGCATCTCAGGTGGGCCATCAGGCCTTGGCTTGGGGGCGCAGGCCGTCCTGGTGCGCGATCTCGGACAGTTCCACGCTGAGTTCCTCCAGCGCCTCGCCGCCCGCCATCATCTCCAGCAGGGCCTCGCGGGTGGTCTGGTCACGCGTGAAGGTGCCGTAGCTGCGGCCCCGGTTCAGGATCGTGAAGGTGTCCCCGACTGCCCACGCGTGGTGGACGTTGTGCGTGATGAACACCACGCCCAGCCCGCGCGCGCGCGCCTGCAGCACGTACTTGAGCACCATGGCTGCCTGGTTCACGCCGAGCGCGCTGGTGGGCTCGTCGAGGATCAGCACCTTCGCCCCGAAGTACACGGCCCGCGCGATGGCCACGCACTGCCGCTCGCCGCCGGAGAGCGTGCCGACCGGCTGGTCCGGGTCGCGCACGTCGATGCCGATCTTGCGCATCTCCTCCTGCGCGACTCGGGTGGTGGTCGCCTCGTCCATGACCTTGAGGCCCAGGACGCGCCGGGTGGGTTCACGGCCCAGGAAGAAGTTGCGCTTGATGCTCATCAGCGGCAGCATTGCGAGGTCCTGGTACACCGTGGCGATGCCGAGTTCCAGCGCCGCGCGGGGCGTTGCCAGCACGGCCCGCTGGCCGCCCACGCGCACCTCGCCCTCGCTGGGCTGGTGCACGCCGGACAGCACCTTGATCAGGGTGCTCTTGCCCGCGCCGTTGTCGCCCAGCAGGCAGTGCACCTCGCCGGGGTAGACGGTCATGTTGATGTCCTTCAGGGACGTGACCGGTCCGAAGTACTTGCTGGCGCCCGCCACCTCGATGGCCGGCGTGCCGCTGCGGTCGGGCGGGGCCGTCACTTCTTCCTCCTCAGCAGCATGGCCCGGCTGCGCAGGGCGTTGTTCAGGATCACGGCGCCCAGGATCATCGCCCCCACCATCACCTGGAACCAGTCGGAGTCCACGCTGGTGTAGATGATGCCCTGCTGCACCATGCCCAGGATCAGCGCGCCGATGCTCGCGCCGATCACGCTGCCGTACCCGCCAGTCAGCAGGCACCCGCCGATCACGGCGGCGGCCACGGTGTTCAGTTCGAGCTGCGTGCCGCGCAGCACGTCCGCGCTGCCGTACTTGGTGACCTGAATGATCGCGACCAGTGTGGCGGCCATGGCCGTGAGCATGAACAGGATGGTCTTGACGCGGCGCACCGGCACGCCCACGTTGCGCGCGGCGTTCGCGTCGCCGCCCACGGCGAACACCCAGTTGCCGAACCGGGTCGTGTTCAGCACGACGGCCATGACGGCCGTGAGCAGCAGCCACCACCACACCGAGGCGGGCACGCCCAGCAGGTTGCCGCTGAACGC
This sequence is a window from Deinococcus metalli. Protein-coding genes within it:
- a CDS encoding ATP-binding cassette domain-containing protein → MTAPPDRSGTPAIEVAGASKYFGPVTSLKDINMTVYPGEVHCLLGDNGAGKSTLIKVLSGVHQPSEGEVRVGGQRAVLATPRAALELGIATVYQDLAMLPLMSIKRNFFLGREPTRRVLGLKVMDEATTTRVAQEEMRKIGIDVRDPDQPVGTLSGGERQCVAIARAVYFGAKVLILDEPTSALGVNQAAMVLKYVLQARARGLGVVFITHNVHHAWAVGDTFTILNRGRSYGTFTRDQTTREALLEMMAGGEALEELSVELSEIAHQDGLRPQAKA